The nucleotide sequence CTTTGGCCTCCAAGGTTGATCGCCTCTTGCTTAGACAAATGGGAAGTGCATCATCTTCTTGACTTTTGCTGCAACAAGTTAAAAAGCTTTCAAATGCCTAGACTGGATATTTTCATTGCTCAGTGGAGATAGTCATCTCAGCTTAGTCCTGTGCCAACTGCACTGCTGGGCTTAAATCTGTCTAATTGCAGGATAAACTATAATTACATAAAAACTAAATAATGCAAAAAAAAGGGGGGATTTTTTCTTTTTAAACAGTCTGAGAGATTAGAAAAAACCATTGTTCCAATTTTAACTTCTGTCAATTGGGATAGTAGTTTAAAGATAAACAGTAGCTACATTCTCTGTGAAATGCACATACCTTTGAAAAGACTTTGTATTCTCATTCTCTAGTGGTAGGCTTTGCATATCTTTACTCATGCTTCTGGACTTGGGCAGTGGTTTTGGTTTGGCGATTCTTCCTTTTCTACACCAAATGACAAAACCACTAAGCTCTCTGTAAAATAAAAACAACACCAGCTAAAACATCGAGACGCAAACGCACGCATAGAAATTCTTGCCACGTACAAGTAAACACACAAAAGAGGCAAAATATACAGACACCAATATACAGATTTTAAGAATGCAGATAagatgtatcaaatcatgagattTTTACatgagattgggtagatgcacagattctcgcccagagtaggtgaatcgaggaccagaggacatgggtttaaggtaaagggaaaagatttaataggaatccaagggataTCTCTTTCCAcaaaaaggatggtgggtgtatggaacaagctgccagaggacgtagttgaggctgggactatcccaacgtttagaaaacagttagacagatgtatggatagggcaggcttggagggatatggaccaaacgcaagcaggtgagactagtgaagCTGGaacatgatggccggtgtgggctagttgggctgaagggcctgtttccacgttgtaataTTCTATGGATACCCAATAAAGGCAGAGACATGTACATGATAAATGCACAATGAGATAAAAGATGATATAAAAattacacaaaatggtggagtaactcagcgggacatgcagtatctctggagagtaggaataggtgccgttttgagtcgagacccttcttcagactgatgtcaagggagggggtgggacagagatagaatgcagtcgggcacagtaagactggtgggaaaactgggaagggggaggggatggagagaaagggaaagcaagggctatttgaaattagagaagtcaatgttcataccgctggtgtaagctacccaagtgaaatatgaggtgctgttcctccaatttgcactgggcctcactctgataatggaggaggcccaggacagaaaatgtcagattgggaatgggagggggagttagagtGCTGCgcaaccgggatatcaggttggttaatgcgaacagaTTTTATTTTCGGACCCTAAACTCGTTGAGGTGTGGGCAGAGGGGAAcataggtgaggcctctgctgaggacataaAAATGACATACAAtgtaagaatgggtcgactgggcttgtattcattggaatttagaaggatgagaggatatcttaaagaaacatatacaattggacaggttagatgcaggaaaaattttcacaatgttgggggagtccagaaccaggggtcacgcagtttaagaataaggggtaggccatttaggactgagatgagaaaaaacgtcttcacccagcgagttgtgaatctgtggaattctctgccacagaaggcagtggaggccaattcactggatgttttcaagagagttagattcagctcttagggctaaaggaatcaagggatatggggaaaaagcgggaacggggtactgattttagaagatcagccatgatcatattgaatggcggtgctggctcgaagggctgaatgacataCTCCTGCacatttttctatataaaaatgaAGATCTCTTTAAAACAAGTAGTGCAACTAATCCTGGGACTGTGGCagtcaataattaacagttagatCATTCACTGGAGTTAGGTATCAAACTGAAAGTATTTGTTTAAATATACTTCCTGGTGAGGAATACAAATCAGATAAATAatgcagttaaaaaaaaattcacacaaggTTCACATTTAAAGGAAAATGCATTCAGCTGTAGCTCTACTCAATGAAACTGAAAAGACATATATATTATTCCAGCTTTCAGATTTTCAATTAGCCCTAAAGATAATAAGTACGGAGATAATAAATACAGCGCAATTGTACTCTATATAATGGTATGAAAATCTActtcaattagaaacatagaacataggtgcaggaggaggccattcggcccttagagccagcaccgccattcattgtgatcatggctgatcgcccccaatcaataacccgtgcctgccttctccccatatccctcgattccactagccagtagagcactatctaactctcttaaatccatccagtgatttggcctccactgccctctgtggcagggaattccacaaattcacaactctctgggtgaaaaagttttttctcacctcagtcttaaatggtctcccctttattctaagactgtggcccctagttctggactcgcccaacattgggaacatttttcctgcatctagcttgtccagtccttttataagtatctataagattccccctcacccttctaaactccagtgaatttcaatctttcctcatatgacagtcctgccaccccagggatcaatctcgtgaacctacgctgcactgcctcaatcacaaggatgtccttcctcaaattaggtgccaATATTACACTTGATGGGTAACATCTTTTATTTCTTGTAATTGTGCACTCGGGCAAAAATTCTGAGGACATTACTTACCCAATGCATGTGTATGAAGGCACAATCTGCTTGCTTTTCCCTGTCAGCTTGAGATCAAAAATAGCCGTGTCAGCCTCTTTAAATGGGATTCTCTTAATGCATAGACGTTTCTTTTTAGACACCGTAACCTCTGGGGAAAAAAGGAGAGAACAGTTACTAAAACACTGGGAGGTGAgaatgctggggggggggggaggtgagggatttttaaaaagtggaaaTGTGGAGAATATGCAGGTATGTGGCTGCCCATCCAAATACTGTACCACTGGTGACTTAAACTAGAAACCTACTCCGCTAGATTCCAGGCACCCAGTCATAATCCAATCATTGCAGACAGTGTACTGTATACTAAGCAGCAGTAGAAATGATCGTCTCAAGAGATTGCATGGCTTCTGACTGCACTTTTCCTTGACGTTCTTCACCTTTGAGTATTGGGGAAGGGAGAAGCAAGTCAATGGATCTCCCAAGTGGTTTGATTTTGCATTTGGTGAATTTGAaaaaaaagtatgtgtatttgaTTTATATAAAAGCAACAAGGAGTACATGGGTGTCCCTTGATGAATTGAATCTCTTCCAAGGCCTTGGATGTGCCTGGGTGAACCAAAGACAAGTGTCCATGATTTCTCTGTGACTAGTACCAATGAGCAGACATTTTCTGGCAAAACAGAATCAATGGGCTAACCTAATTTTAGTTGTGAGCAgtgctggatttagatgaagagaggccctaggctgttccacttgtgaggctcctccccatcccccacgactagaggaagatggaagagtccaccagattgacaccgatttgcagccgaccgtggccaatgagataaggagcTGGAAAGCggcactttttatttatttatttattgccagtgctagtgtcgagttatcggcttaaaacactattattctgaaatggagggcaaggaaaatcactgaagggttgtttagagactacagtgcattgtgacagcatatgtaagaaaggcctatggcagtgtcaaaaatattctaCACTTGgctggaggccccctagatttcgaggccctaggcttcagcctacgaAGCCtaatggtaaatccggctctggttGTGAGGTTGTTCTTTGATTTGTGTAAAAAATGGCTACTGGCTATTGTGACAAATGGTGGTAATTGTGGAAAATGTCACACTTGTTTAGGGAAGATGGAACTGAAGATCAAATTATTATCATGTATTTAAGCACTGAGGTAGGATAGATAGATAATTAGATATTCACTATATATCATCTTTGGAACTGAGAGCAACCGTGTCAGTGCCAACGATACAGCCCACTAGTACTGACAATCCAGCTCATGAACACTAAACCAGAGACTTACTGATTCCTGAATCTGCGTCAGCTAGTTTGATCCATTTGCCTCATCAAATCTTAATTAAAATAATCTGATCATTTGACATTTCTTGTCATTGTATTTGAGAGCAGCACAAGGTTGCCAAGATAGTCCAGAGATAAAGGATCAAGAATCGTGGCACACAAGGAACATGGAGATGGAAGCATCAAGGTAAAATAACTGAGTGACACACTGAGACATATATAGTTTAAACACTTCCATTACACAGAGCACTCTTCAAGACAATATATGGGACACCAAACAatcttagtttaaaaaaaaaaaattataatcgCAAAACCACACAGATGTTTAACATAAGGGAACATACGCACATTATTTATTTGGACTTTCATGAAGCATTTAATAAAGTCACTGATGCTTAGAGCTGAAGgcaatttattaaattgttaagaaATTAGTTGAGCAGCAGGACGTGGATTCGCAGAATGAGTCAGGTCCATATGTAAGTTCATACAGACAAGCTTTTTCAATTTTTATTATTAAAGAATTTTATGAGATGTGCTCAGCTTTTAATATCCATCATCCCAGGTACTTGGAAAGTCTGCACTGCAGACGTCTTGTCCACCAACAGATTTAAGTGCAAGGCACAATATGTTAAAATAACCAGCGGCGTCAAGCATTTCATTCTGTTATTTTATAGTATGAGATTTCTGACAGTTCTGCACTATAACAGCCTTAAGACTGCTGCCAAAAATACTCACTTGAATCTACGAATTCGTCAACAAATGAATATCCTGAACGTAAAGGGCTTTTATCGGGAAGCAGTAGGATATCTGCCACAACATCCCCATGAGGATTCTGACAAGAAAGCAGACCATCAAATGATTATTTTCTCCTAAAGACCTGCACAAACACCATTTCAAAATCTGGTGACTTATCAGCACCCCAAGCACCTCAAGTTTCATTTAGATCTCAACATCGCCCACTGGAACTGATAGAGTTCAGCTCAGTAGAATCAAACAGACCATTGAGACTTCATCGATTTTAACTGAAATCATCACATTCATACACGAAAATTGCTAATGCATGTCAGTCTTCCAGTACATTAAATGCACCATTTGGATGTCTTGTCTTGCAACGACCCTGCACAAAACTAGAGATCTGATGCACTTAGAGTTGGCACTGGAAGTATATAGTAAGCCGTCTTCTGTACAGGACAATAATGAGGATGAtttggtagcgcagcggtagagttgctgccttgcagcaccagagacttggcttcgatcctgactacgggtgctgtctgtacggagtttgtacgttctccatgtgacctgcgtgggtttgctcctggaagctccggtttcttcccacactgcaaagatgtacaggtctgtaggttaaatggcttggtataaatgtaaattgtccttagtgtgtgtgtaggatagtgttaagggcctgtcccacttgggcgttatttgcgcgacATCATTTACCCGTCAcaacgcatggtgcgtggtgagacgtggtggcgtaggcagtgacgcgcggttgcacgcggcgccccaggattttgggattcaaaaaatcttcgtgcgccacctgcgtgacgcgcaaatgacgccctagtgggacaggccctttagtgcgtggagatcgctggtcagcacagacttgatgggcaaagggcctgtgtccgtactGTAAATGCAAATTAAATGAAATAACCAAACCATCACATTGGATGCCTAGGATCAAGCCTAACCCACACACAAAATGTTAGATGACAACAACACAACCATAAAGCCAGGCCTAGCAGGTGACTGCTTATATTCAAAAGCCCTCTGATTAATAAATTCAGAAACTTCAAAACACTAGTTTTAATTTTAAACATAAAATATTTATTGTGTGATGCATTTAATCAGTCGTTTTAATTTccctttcctacacatctcttgTCAATGAGCCCCAGAAGCTGTGCTGCTGTCTAAGTTGTCTCTGTGAACATACCCATTGTATAATGCTTCACCAATTCTTTGATTTAACCAATGTGAATCTGACTGTTGAATCTCAGCAGGTACATGCTCTGCTGTTGGAGCCCATATAGAGTTCAGCGGAAGAATAAACTAACAGATATTACGCATTCCAAATTTGTTCGCAAGTTCGAAACTTCCACAGAAAGCAAATACAAttgggatgggaggtgggagctgGATCTTGATCATTCTAACAGTCAAACAAGATAACTGCTAGCAATTTGGAGTGGATCAACTGAAATTTACTAGAAAGGTCTAGACCCTTGATTCACAGTTGTTATGCAGTCACTAGTCCCACAACATAAGAAAATAAGGCTGCAATCAAAGAGAATACTCATTTAATTTTAGTTGAGTTTACAGgtaccgcacggaaacaggcccttcagcccattgagtccttgccgaccagagatccccgcacactaacactatcctaacaacagggacaatttataattttaccaagccaattagtctacaaacctgtacgtctttagagtgtgggacgaaaccagagctcccagagaaaacccacgcaagtcacgggtagaacgtgcaaactccatactgacagtagccgcagtcaggattgaacccgggtctctaaggcagcaattctactgctgtgcagcCGTGCCATTCTGTGAAGATTCCTTGTGCCCAAAACAAATTTAAATTGAACATAACATCATATACACGGGCGCcatctgcgggggggggggggggggggggaggaaggttaAGTGGGAGCAGAGAGTAAAATGACAACCTACCTCTTTAATCAGCAAGGAGCTGACACACAGGTAACAGCCCGATTTCTGACCAAAGCCTTTGGCAAAGTTTGCAGAAGATCCATCTGTAGTCGTAGTGATCTAGAAAGTAATACAAATTAAAGGATTAAATGTCAAATAATTCTCAATTTATTTATGATCTTGTTTATGCTAACCAGTATTTCACTCTCTCACATCAAGGATGAAGCCAAAGCTGACCTTTGTAAAGATAGAAGCAACCTATTTAGTGGGAAGCTGATTCACAACTTCCACTTTTGCATAGGTTACCTTCTTTCTCGACAGTTTCCTCAGTTCTggaggcatacagcatggaataggcccttctgcccaacttgcccatgctgaccaagatgccttatctactcctgcccgcatttggcctatattcttctaaacctttcccatccatgcatctgtccaaatacACCATGTACTTATCCTCAAAATTGAGTGATCATCTTGATCATTACCCCATCCACTGACTTAAATAGCGATTCCCCCACTGCTGCATCTTCACTGGGTATCATCCAAAGAATGAGCTGAAAAAATCTGACCAGCCGCAGGATACCTTGTAACTTTGTCagagccctttatgtggtgactatttacataccttgggtctgcaaacaaagaatttcactgtgacttgtcatatgtgacaataaagcattcaatcattcattcattcaaatcacCAAGGCTTTTCTTAAGGCAGCTTCCAAATCTATCGCCACATAGAAGACCAAGGCAGCAGGTGCTTAGGAATACTGACTTTGATGTGACGTCACTATTCCTTCTTGGAAATCTCTACTTAACAACTCCGTTGCGATGCCTTCACCACATGGGCTGCAGTATGTCCAGAGGATCCACCATCAACACTTTATCAAgagcaggggtggcacagtggcgcagcggtagagttgcggctttTTAGTTATAGAGACCCgggtcgatcctggctacgggtgctgtttgtacgttctccctgtgaccgcgtggtgttttccccgggtactccggtttcctcccgcactctaaagacgcgcagttttgtaggtttaagaaggaactgcagatgctggaaaatcgaaggtagacaaaaatgctggagaaactcggcgggtgcggcagcatctatggagcgaagaaataggcaatgtttcgcgccgaaacgttgcctatttccttcgctccatggatgctgctgcacccgctgagtttctccagcaggtttgtaggttaattggcttctacaatTTTCCCctggggtgtaggatagaactggtgcaagggtgatcactggtgggaGTGGACGCGTTGGGCCGAAACGcccgtttcaacactgtatctctaaactaaacaatctggCATTAgcagaaaaaacacacaaaaaaaaaaaaaaaatcttgctcaTATGGTCATATAATAATGAAAAAAAGTTAATTTCCTAACTTATCCCACTCTTCTCAAAGGCTAATACACAAAGCACCGGGAGAACTATGAACCCAGGATTACTGTCAAGAGGCCGACGTACCAGTTGATATTCCTTTGGACAGGTGTTCGGGTTCGAGGTCCATCCTACACCAGTTAGAGGATAGTAGTTTAATTCATTCATCTCAGGTGCAGCCATCTGGTATCGGGTGCAAGCTAAATCCTCTTCGCCAACCACTTCATCAAATCAGTCCTTTAGGATCAAACAAAAGCAAATGCAAAGAGAGATTGGTATAAACAATGTTTTCTGGAACACTTAAGAACAAACTTTTGAAGCAAAGTACATAAGAAACAAAAAAGGAAATATGGTAAAACTTCATTCATCTACTATCCACGATCCAACAATGTTGAAaaccccagatagacacaaaatactggagtaaatcagcgagtcaggcagcatctctggagaaaaggaataggtgacgtttcaggccgagaccctccttcagactgagagtcaggggaaatggaaatgagagatatagatggtgatttagagagatatgggacaaatgtattaaagatatgcaaaaaagttacgatgatcaaggtacgatggagcccacaatggtccattgctggcttggggtaggtgataacgagttatacagataaCAAAATTCAATAGGACGACAGCGCAACCCATACGACAACTAACGTGGAAGAGGGAaggaaagagaggggatgcaagggttacttgaagtttaagAAATCAATAAAGAAATCAATAAAGAAGTCTATATTTTTATAGCAATTTATTACATCATCAGTTTATCTCTTGCATTACTGCCATTACACAAGCGAATCCAGCAGTCAATCTGCAGAGCCCGATCAATAAAACAAGAAAAAACAAGATCAATGCCCACAGAATATTATAAACTCAACATCAATCACCCACAAGTCTGTGCCAGCTTTCGCAAAGAGCAGTCAAAATGTAGcaacaaaaaaactgcagatgatggtttacaaaaaagacacaaaatgcgagagtaactcagcgggtcaggcagcatccatggataacatggACTgtgatgtcacctgtccatgttcaccagggatactgcctgacccgccaagttactccagcactttgtgccttttttctcCCTCAAAGAGTAATTCAGTTGAAGACAATCTATTATTTCCCTCTCCTTAAGATCCTTTGCAATTTATATATGTAGGCTTTTACCAAAACTTTATCCACCTCACTAGTGGGCAGTTCGTCCCAAACCGTAAACACttttttttccatgttgcctccaaTTCTAGATAATTGTACCTGTATCCAGGTTTTATTTAGTGGTGGTGTTAAAAGAGACTGCGTAGGAGAAGCAAAGAAAACGATTAAATGGTCTGTGTGGAAAAATTAAGCCACAGTGACATATTTCAATGCTGTAACACTCTTATTCTATGAAATCGTAAGGCAGCAGGaaaacaaaagctgtgattgtaATCCCAGTAGGTTAGTATTTGACACCACAGTGAGAGGATTTAGATTTTCTTCATTTATCAGAGGACCCATCGTCTTGAGTGGTTGTCATTGCGATGGGAAGATGGGTTGTTATCTGTAGAGACAAGTTAAATGATGACAATTCCTccctggaggcacaagagaccgcagatgctggaatatgtaGCAAAAAAAAGAGGGCAGCTGGCAgctctcagcagatcagacaagaTCTATGAagagaaatggacagttgatgttttgtgtcaagacccttcaactaaactgaaatagagagcctgaagaagggtctcgacccaaaacgtcacctattcattttcttcagagatgctgcctgatctgctgagttacaccagctttatgtgtctatctagaGGGGAagtagccagtataaagaggtggGTGGagaagtggagggaggggggaaattaGCTAGCAGGTAATAGgcagaaagacataaaatgctgaagtaatttagTGCGTCAGGCAAGGGTTACtgcacattttgtgtctttccttgctaAATCAGcgtttcagttccttgtttctatagttAAAGTTTAATAAGGGTGGGGTGGGTTGATTGGTAGATAACAGCCCGGTGGGGCAGGGAAGGGTGGAGGTAGCAATAGGGCCAAGGTTGACAGAGGATGGAAGTGTATAGGTACTAGATATCCAGGGTAGATCTGCCAGGATTACACCTCCTTTGAGCAGGACACCATCCCTTTCAGTTTTTCCATCCCCACTAGATCTCTCGAGATGAGGCTTTCTGCAGCAGGACATTTGAAATGTGTTCCTTTTCCAGGAAACACAGCTTCCCTCCCACTGTGTTTCACTAAGCCCTCACCACCATCTCTTATATACGTCACACTTACACTCTTACCTCACCTCGCCCCAAACAGAACAGGGCTAGAGTGTCCTTAGTTCTTGATGGTAACCCCATCAGCCTCAGTATCCAGCACTTCATTCTTCAACAATTCCACCAGctacaacatgatcccaccatcaCTCACATCTTTCCCACCCCATCCTTTTCTGCTTTCAGCAGGGACCAGTCTCCCTGTGACTCCCCGGTTCCCCAAGCACTTTACCCTGCAACCACAGGTGGTATAATAGGTCGCTAAATGTAAAATatctcacccctcacccccatccaGAGACCTgaccagcccttccaggtgacgcAGGTaatcacctgcaccttctccaacttgATCCACTGCCTGCAGTGCTCTTGTTGCGGCCTCCTCTACGTCGGTGAGACCAAAGGCAGACAAGACGAGCACTTTGCTGAGCACGTGCTCTCTGTCTGCTGTGTCCATCTGAATTTCCCGGTTACCAGCCAATTTAATTCCAAAAACGACTTGTCTGTccttgacctcctccattgccagggtgaggccaaatGTAAACTGGATGAACATCACCTAATATTCTACCTGAACGGTATGAGTATTAAATGTCACGGGGCAAGTTTTGCACCACCCCAAGATTGTTGGTCTCTGCCCCTGCAAGTGTTGTGGTAGCATGACTTGAAGCACAACGTTCTGCAAGGAATTCAGTTCCCACCACCTTTCCAGGTCCAAGGCAATGCAGGGCTTCATCTAATGCAGGTCCCTCTGCTCTGCTGACTCAAGGGCTTCGACACCTGATGAAGCTCTGTCCCCAGGCTCGTCAGCTCTTAAAGCTGCCACTATTTTTGAATGTTTGCAATGTTTTTGATATTCACAAACATTCAAAATCACCTGGGACCTGTTAGAAGCAAACATTAAAAATGTAAAACTTAAAATTTTAAAgactttaaacaaaaaaattaaaaacaatgaAACCTCATTAAATAACTATCGCCCCCAGAGTAGCTGAAATTTCCTATTTGTTTTAGTGGGCACAAGTTCAGCATGCAGATTATCCAGCCCGAGAAGGTGACACAGTGGGGCTGCAATGTTGCTTCCTCGGCTTCAGAGGCCTAGATTTGATCCTGAtcattgtttcctcccacatcataaaCTGTGCCAGCATGTTGTAATATACTTTTTTGGGAAGGAAAATTGTCAAACTGGTTGATTGGTAGATAACAGcccggagggggagggaagggtggaggtCGCAATAGGGCCAAGGTTGACAGAGGATAGGGGTTTAATGGCGACATGATAGAGAATAAATTGCACAGCTACTGGAAAGAGGTGGGATAAGGGAGCCATGTGGATTGTAATGTTGGGATCTGTGTAGTTACAATGTGTAGTGTAAATAACAGCACTGGAGCTAACTACTACAGCAGTTTCAGGCCATGTGCTATTCCGAGTGGAAGCTTGGATTAGCTCAGCTACAGGCTTGTTTGTCAGCAAATCCCATCTGGATTTTTGCTGAAGATCAGCCCTCACATCTTTCCACAAACCTACCATTACATTTAGATCTACGAGGCATTATTGCACTGGAGCAGCCCAAGTCTCTAATTCCTAGTTCACACTGAGGTTTCAACCGTCACTTAGCATACCACCGAGGTCCCGTCCTTGCTGCTTTGGACTCAGGGTGTGGAAATTAGTGGGAACAGCTACACTTCCTGTCAGATTATTATAAAACAAAAAACTGCTGATGCCAAAAACCTGAAATAGAAACTGAAAATTTTGGACATATTAACTttgggcaatatctgtggagagagaaaccgaGTATTCTTTCGGGCTAGTAAACTTTCATCAGTGTGCTTCTCCCTTTGCACCTTCCACCCTCAAACCCCCCAAATTTGCCCACTGCCAGACAACTATTTCACATCTATAATAAACTATCACTCTTTTAGTTACATGCTGAGGAAGTAATGGACTTTGGGAAGAGAACGCAGGACTTGACACAGAAATAACTAAATTCCAAAATACATGGTTTTAAATGGTCCTCGAAGGCAAGTGCAAGGCAAAATAGAAATTGGGGAACAGAAAAACCTCAGCTACAGTTTGGAAATTCTGCTCAAAACTGTGCATTCCTTTTTATATACAAGACTACACCTAGCTCAATGTATTCAGTGGGATACATTTCCAGAAGTTATGACTGGTCTCTGTATCAAATCTTGCAAGTGGAAAAGATTCCGTCAACTATAAAAATATGAAAAAATAAACCTCTTTCTTCGAGTAAAGATCCCGCGGAAAAGTTGAACACCATAAGACAACAAGTGCGTGAATTCATTCCCCCCAAAAAATGTTGAGACTCAATAACCACAAAATCACATTCAGGCAGTGATCAAGAGGGAAGGAGATGGATAAATGGAACAAATGTACACAGTTCCTACCATTTAAGAGTTGAGAAACACACAGCAGGAACTAACTACCCATGTAATCTAAAGAAGGTCCCTGACTTGAAAGATTAACCGTTGCTTGTTccaggatgatgcctgacctgttaagtatttccagcattttttagtttttatttctgatttcgaTCAcctgcagtttaaaaataaattattgttcTGCATAATACAGAAGACAAAAGTTGAACATAAACTAACCAGCTTTAAACTATGCTTAAAATATCTAGTGATAATTGAGTATATTAGTAAATCAAATTAATCATAAATATATAGCTAAGAAGCACAACCTGTACAAAAAAAGTGAAAATATCAAATGCAGCAATGTTAAAAATATACCATGTATACTGAAAGTAAAATTCTTAAC is from Amblyraja radiata isolate CabotCenter1 chromosome 35, sAmbRad1.1.pri, whole genome shotgun sequence and encodes:
- the mvb12a gene encoding multivesicular body subunit 12A — its product is MAAPEMNELNYYPLTGVGWTSNPNTCPKEYQLITTTTDGSSANFAKGFGQKSGCYLCVSSLLIKENPHGDVVADILLLPDKSPLRSGYSFVDEFVDSKVTVSKKKRLCIKRIPFKEADTAIFDLKLTGKSKQIVPSYTCIGELSGFVIWCRKGRIAKPKPLPKSRSMSKDMQSLPLENENTKSFQSKSQEDDALPICLSKRRSTLEAKDTVYSSENIYGISAMDGVPFALHPRFENTMNVPNVNVTNVQIKSRAEIENEYNYSFMTEKTAAARLPPTAS